A stretch of DNA from Oryza brachyantha chromosome 9, ObraRS2, whole genome shotgun sequence:
GCTGTCTCCAGTACAGCAAAGCAAACGGCAGCAACGCACAACTCCAGCAAAGGCAGATAGAATGTCACAAACTTTTCACTGTTACACAGTACATACAAAGGTAACAAATTGACACAAAATTTGGGGGGTACAATCGATTCTCTGAAAGAGCCAAGCCAGATAGATACCAACAGTAAAAGGGTGAAACAAATGGAAGGATCAGAATACATGGGACTGTATGGACAACACAAGGGGATTTTTCATCTAGCTAGCTTCCTCCACACGGTGCGGCCACGGTTGATCTCGTCCCCGGCCCCAGCAAATCTTAAGCAGTGCAAGAACTGACGCTGCTCTTCTGGGTGCGGTGCAGCAAATGCGGATCCGTTGGAACTCTTCTCCCCTTCCTCGATATATGTAAGCGAATCGACTATGTCATCATGTTGGCACTCTCTTCTGTAGTCAAGAGTGATTGTTTGTAATTCATGTGTATCGATAATATCTTGGGGTATGCTCTGCCAGGAAAAGGGAAGTGATCAGAAACCATCACAGATCGACAAGGATGATAACTGCTCATAGTAAGATTACAGCCAGGAGAAGGCTGTCTGCCTGTCATGCATAAGAACTAGCAAGAATAGTTAAGTAATGAAGAGAAAATGGAGAACTTACTTCAAGTACCCAACCAATGTAAGTGACATTATTGACATGTTGGTTCATGTCCAGATCAGCTCTTCTTGGCTGCAATTCCGAAAGTAATGTATGTCAGCATAGAATTGTTCAGTGCAGTGAAAAGAAAGACTACGATCCAAGACGAGAAGAACTGACCACTAGCCCTAGTCTTGAGTACTGTGCAGGATCTGTAAGAATTGGAATCTTTTTCAAACTGCCGTTATTTTCCTCGGGGAACGCTAATCTGCAAAATGTCAGCTTGTTACAATAATTATTCCACAAGggttatttaataaaatacacATGCAATTTTCAGGCTACCAACAAATCATTTGCGACTATGAATACAAAGAAATAACATTCTTGTCATtctcgagtaattcaagacCACTAGAATGTATGTACTGAGCTACATGTTAAATGTACTTAATGAGCTACACGTCAAGTATATTTAACTGAGCCAAGTCAAAGGGCAAAAAGGGAATCTATGCtcagttggaaaaaaaaaacagagctgtatcaagcaagaaaaaatgcatgcatgtgcaggAAAATTGAGGCTAGAGTACAAGAGTATTAGTTTACCTTGGAGTCTTTGGACAGTGTACAAAAACCTCATCCCTCACATCATCGCTCACTCTTTGTAGTCTGCGTGTATTTTGGTTCATCATGACCCATTTGCTGGACGAACAAGCAAACACAGCTTTGTTACACTGTAAACACTAAATAATGAAAAGGTCCTATTGTTTTCCACTGCTAAGTTCCAATTCTGTAATCATTAGCTGATCCCACTCACTAAGAACAAATATTAATGTTGTGCTATCAATTGACAGCCAGCAGGTGTAACATGTTAActcaagaaaagaaagcaCCAGAGATTATTGGGCATAAAAAATTCTACGTATTTCGATTCACATATTCTCTTTCAAgattgctaaaatttagtaactaaATTTTCACTATTTTAAATACCTAAGCTGCTTGAATTTTCTTGGAGAAGGGGAAGCTAATAAGTGGTAATAAGGTGAGGGAGAAAATAAAGAGGTGAGAAATATTAAAGAAAGTAAAGAGGTGAGAaatattaagtttaaaaaGGTAAGCCATCACCAGCGGACCCCCTTAATATGCAGAATCCCAGCATGCACAACAATGTTCTAGTgattatgaataattttatacTTGAGCAGTAAGTACCTGGTAGCTCTGccaataacttcaccattaGCCAGATCCTTAAGGATCCAATCACGCCGAGTACCGATCCTTCCATCTTCTTGGCACCAAGTCTCGATCTCCACAACATCACCCCTGACCAGAGCAGAGCCACCTGGTCAGAACTAAATCTTGCTAAAAGAAGAACAAGCGTGGAACAATGTTCCATGCAATTCTGAAATTACCATGCTGGATACTTGTAGATCTCAATGTGCATTCGGTTGGTCACCCAAATTAGACCAAGTTTTCTCATTGTTGTAGTCGTAGCAAAACCATCAGTGGAGAACCCAACACTTTGTGCATGGTTACACCCCACCTCCTGTATTTGCAAGAAATTGTACCATTAAAAGGTATAGTATAAACAAATCAATCAGATACTTCTCAACAGTGGtcatgatataaataaagccAACAGCCCAACACTGATAAGTAAGACAGATGCTAATAGAAGTGGAAATACTTATTGCTACCATTGGCTatcattttcaaattcaatgaTCATGAGTTCAGAGGTTTTCAGGGGAAAAATAAGGTGTTCCACTTGATATTATCTTAGTTTTCAAATCAAGATAGCATACCATAGCACATAGAATGCGACTGCATTATATTCAATTCACTAAATCCCACCAGAACAAACTCCACAGGATCTATTGCCAATCAAAGTTTCACTTATTAGAATGATGGTACATTAGTAACACTCAAATTACCTGACCTGATCTATACCCAATTAgaatttcaagaaatttgtAACAGACACACACATTCATCCAAGCACACAGAACTactcaaatttgaattcaaaacttaattttggagttgattgtCTAGTTTTTgcatcttagtttattttacaacattttcttttgaatcggctatggacacgtatataaaagctttacccacaaattatttttcagttgctAATAATCCATTTCGccttttcttccaaaaagcGAAAGGATGGGAGCCCAAGTCTTTAAGCACAAGAATTCAGGAACTAacacccttatcttttttgcttttgcttataagccaaaatttaagttttcaaccttaaatttatagttgatcttggattttttcatcatagtttatttcgcattctttgcttttagattgctaagaacatgtatataaaatttttatttacaaattattttccgtttgcaAATACGCCAcctgaaaaagccaaaaaatgaCCCCCTGCATCTTAACTTACACATGGACGATAAAAAGCAGCATTAGAAAAGACTGTAAAAAGCAGCATTAGAAAGGAGTTGATGCTACCTAGGGATGCAAGCCTGCCGAGATGGGAAAATCTATGGGCGATTTCACCAGCCCACGATTTGTCACTTccaacaaaatataaacaaatgcaaaaaaagacACTAACTAGAATAAGACTAGCACGACTGACTTTATCAAGCTCTAGTTGAACTTATGCAAATGACAGCCCACAGATTTGAGCAAATAATACTGGAGTACTACAAAATATCGGTGTACTGAATCTTATCATGCCACAGCAGGGCAGCTCGCATTCTAATTCTTCCGATGAATTGGGGCTGTCCAAATTCAGATCCAAACCACTGAATCTACCAAGAACAGGACGGTGCTGAATCCACTCCCCTCACAAACCGTGGCGGCAGCGCATTTCGCAATCCGGGAAGATTCCACCTCAGCTCGAGCCTCGGAGAGCACGAATCCGACTGAACAAGAGAGCCGGGAGATGGGAGGAAATGAGGAGTTCCGGCAGGGAGTGCGTACCTGGAGGAGGTTGGCGATGGTCTCGACGGTGGCCGTCTTGTTGATGCCCACCTCGTAGCACCGCACGATGAAGCCCTCCTTGTAGGACAGCCCGTCCTCCAGGAGGCTCCCCAGCCGCAGCCGCTCCGCCATGCTCGGCCTCCCCCCacccgcacccgcaccctccaccgccgccgccgcctcgacccCGGACACCTGCTGCGCGCGGCACCGCACCACGGCCCCGGGCACCatctcgcgccgccgcagcagccccGAGCCCGCGCCGAGGCGGCATTGCGGCGGCGTGTGGCAGCGCAGCATGGAGGCGGAAGGGAGGTGGTGGACACCGGCGGTCCGCTTCAAGAATCAAGattgccgccgctgccgctgccgccgccgccgaccaggCTGGTgggggcgggcgcggggggGTTTAtaggggaaggagggagggagggagacggcggcgtgggcttggcgtggcgtggcgtggcgcgGTGGCCACTAGTGGATATCTTGgagcggcgggggcggtggtggtggtggtgggggagaCGCAGGCGATAGGAACGAGGCGAAGGAGACGGAGGGAGGGGATCAGGCGAGCGTTTCAGAATTTCAGAGATTCAGAGAGTTTCAGACATGCCTCGAATTTCATCAAACTGAAGATAAAACGGcctaattttcattttttttttcctctctcaagtctcaaccatagttttttttttaaaaaaaaagcaggtaCTCACACATTGTATAAATGTACATGGGCGTCTCGCTGTCCACACAACTCCGATTCCTCGGAAGAATGATTAGCCAAATACGAGGGTCATTTGAGGCTAAGATTTTAACTTGGATACCACAAGAAGCCTGAATAAGGTGTGTACGCTAAGTTTGCAAAAAGGcagaatttgataaaatataatcatattgGAATCGATTTAGACATAACTTTACTATTCCAATTCCAATTTGATGCTATTCAGGTGGAGTGTTAATTACATTTGGTGCTAAGTGTGCGATTTGaccaatatttttctaataagatTACAATATGACAAAAAGAATCTACCAcgtgttttttattttcctgatCTAAATATTCTTAGGGCAGTTACGAAGGTATATAATCAAACGAAATCAATTTGTATACTTAAACGCGGAGTGAGCAGTTCGTGCTGATTTGATGCGATTCAGGCGATTTGATATCCTGATTTGATACGCATGGAGTATTTGCTGCTGATCTGACGATGCAAAGTTGAGACTTGTTGGAGCAATTGGGCGAGCACGCTGCACGCCGGGAGTATGGGAGAGGTGTGGAGCACATGCTGACGGCGACTAATCGGCCGGGCCCTAATTTCTTTCTCGTTTAAGTCAACTTACGGTTGCAGCTAACGCCACTGCTTGCATCATCATTAAGCTCTGGTTTAATCCATCATCATCGGACTGTACGCACAACACAATTCCACCTCTGTCTGCTAGTAGTAGTATTAACTGCATTTGCTGCTGATCGATGACTTGCTGATGCATTAAGCGCTGTACTAATGTTCGAAAGATTCACCCGCTTGtagggctgaaaacggagcGGATAATTTCCGTCCGCTCCGGGGAAAAACGAATACGGACGTAGTTCGGATCGGATATTTTCTGGATAATTCGAATACGGATAAAAATACGGATAATTTTCTCCGGATACGGATACTCCGACGGATATCCGAAGATTGTAATGAGCGGATATCCGCAAACACGAAACCAGTTCAGCCCGGTCAGGCCCATCAACAGAGGGATTACTTAATTCCTTTGACCCTTCACAGCTGCTTCACCAATCTAAACCCTAGTCGCAAAAGGGCTGACTcagccgaggcggcggcggcaaaagcagcggcggcggcggacacgacggcggcggcgacgacaacaGACTcgacggcagcgacggccgacGGGTGTGACGACGGCTCGGCGCTGGACTTTGGCCCCTCAGCTGTCATTCCTTGTTGTATTGCCGCCGGTGAACAAATCGTTGGTGGCATGGTGGCAGCCATTTCCGCCGGACGCTGGTAGCAAACTATTATCCTCAAGCTCATAATCCCTCTGgtaatatatttgatttgcTCTTCTTAGATCTAGTAGTCTTGGTTGTGCATTCATGAAATCAATAAGCTCAATACCTCATGTAGATCTTGGATGTGCCATTTATTTTCTGTGTAGATTTGTGATGGAGTCTGCTAGTGCAAGTAGTGCTAGTAATACTGCATCATCTCCAGTTGTGCAACTGCTACCACTAATTTCCTCTACTACTGCTACACCTACACATGATGTTACTCCTGCTACTAGTCCTTTGGCAATGGCACTGTCACCTGATAATGCAATTGATCTAACAACTACTGATGATAGTGAGATCTTACCTCCtgggaagagaaaaaagaagtgtAGTTCTGAAGTTTGGCAGCACTACACCAAGCATAAGGTAAACAAAAAAGGACCCGGTGATACTGTCATTGTAGAGGAGTATGCTAAATGCAACAAGTGCTCATATAAACGCCGTTGTGAGAGTAATTGTGGCACTTCTGTTTTCTGGAATCACCTGATGCACAAGCACCAAATTAAACAAGGTCAGCAACTGCTACAGATGAACAACAGTGAAGATGTTGGTGAAGGGGCTGTTGAGACTTACAAGTACGATGAGGCAGTGAGCCtgcaaaaattttacatggcAATTATCATGCATGAGTATCCATTTTCCATTGTTGAGCATGAATACTTAGTGGATTTATCAAGTCTTTACGCCCTACTTTTGCCATTAAGAGTCGCATTACTGTGAGAAAGGAAATTATGAACATATATgaagaggaaaagaagaaattatGGCAGCACTTTCTTACACTCCCATGTCGTTTTAGTACAACCATGGACATGTGGACATCTAgtcaaaacaaaagttatatGTGCATCACAGTTCATTGGATAGGTGACACTTGGAACATGCAAAAGAGGATCATTAAGTTTATGCAGTAATAGGACATCATTCAGGAAATAATCTATGTAAAGAGTTTTATGATAGCATTGTTGATTGGAACCTTGATAGAAGGCTTGTTGCCCTTACTTTGGACAATGCGTCAGCAAATGATACTTGTGTTAAAGGTGTCATtttaaaactcaaaaaaatctCTCCATTGGTTTGTGATGGGATATTCTTTCATGTGAGATGTTTTAACCATATCCTGAACCTAGTTGCCCAAGATGGTCTAAGACAAATTGCACGGGCAGTATCAAATATCAGAAATACTATCTCAATTCTGAAGAACTCACCATTGCAGTTTGAAACATTTCAGAAGTGTGCATTGGAAGTAAATTTGGATAACACAAAGGGTCTTTCCTTGGACACTCCTACGAGATGGAACTCCACATTTCTCATGTTGAGGAATGCTATTTACTACAGAAATGCTTTTAATAGGCTTTTTCTTCGGCATGGTAAAAAGTATTCCAAGTGTGCTCCTAACGAGGAAGACTGGTCTATGGCAATAGCATTATGCAAGTGCTTAAAGCCATTTCATGATGCAACTGAACTATTCTCTGGTACTAAATATCCTACAGCTAATCATTTCTATGGTAAGTTTTGTAGTATTAAGATTGCTATTGCTGATTGGTGTAAGAGTAGAGATAAAACGGTAAATACTATGGCACACTACATGAAAACTAAATATGATAAGTACTGGAGAAGTTTAATATGGCTCTTGCTGTTGCATGCTTTCTTGACCCACGTTACAAGACAAGTTTAGTGGAGTTCTATGCTAACCCGGTTTATGGTACAAAAGCTGAACAAAAAATTGAGGAGTTCAACAGTGTTGTCAAAAAATTGTTTGATTTCTATACTACTAGTGCACATGTAACATCAAGCAAGAAAGGTGCTGAAGTGCATGTGCCTCAATGTCAAGTGCAACCTGAGCCTGCTATTGTTGATAATAGTGATAACCTTGATGACATATTTAATGACAATGACAGTAGCCATGATCATGATCATcaacttcaaaaatttttgcttgCAAGAAGCCAACCTACCCGTAGTGACAAAACTGAGTTAGAAATATACATGCAACAGCCACTGTTACAATGGACTTCGGAAGATCCATTTGATATTTTGTCTTGGTGGAAGGCCAAACAAGCAGAATTTCCTATCCTCGCCAAACTTGCTCGTGATATGCTGTGTATTCAAGTGTCAACTGTTGCTTCTGAGTCAGCATTTAGTGCCGGTGGCCGTGTTGTTGATCCATTTCGCACATGTCTTGATCCTGAAGCTGTCCAAGTTTTAGTGTGCACCAAAGATTGGAATTTAGCATCTAAGAATGGTATATTTTGTTCTTATGTTCATTACTTATTTGACAACtcctgtatatatgtatatctgATGCATGGTCTCTTCTGGGTGCCATTCTTAGGTTACAAGAACCAGGCTATCATCAATGAGTTGGACATTGAAGGCTTAGAGAGGTATTTGGCAAACTTATTGGTAGTGGTGAGTTATTACTCGTTTTACTGTACTATGTAAATGTTTGACTTAATatgacaataaaattattcaacTTTTGCAGGTAAAGGATAATAATGATGATATGGATGAGCAGGATGATGTTTTGGACGAAATGGAAGAATGATATAGTTGCAGCTTTGTGTATCAGGCTGCAAGTTTGTACGTTATTTGTCTCTACGAACTATTTCGATTAacttagctatatatatgtggtgctATTTGTCTTTACGAATGATTTGAGTGGTTTGTATGTTTcgagaaatatttgttttcgtaTTCGTGTTTGGCTACATTCGATCCTTATTCGTATTCGAGATAATCCGTATTTGTTTCCGTATCCGAGGTATTCGTATCCGTTTCCGTATCcgcctaaaaatatgaaaacaaatacagTACGTGTATTTTTCGTCCGTATTCgctccgttttcagccctaCCCGCTTGTAGCCGCAATGAGATCCTCTGACTTCGATATCGCGATATCAGTAGTTAATACGTGGACCCATAGATAGTGAGATCAACGTGTCAGTCACCCATGTCTTTTTTTACGGTAACCGCGTCCCCTACAGCTTGCACAGTCCCGTGGCCCGGGGTAGTGTAGCAATgctccctttctttttttttttcattggttCCTTcctaatttctttaaaaaaatttcagcacTTGACCTGTGAAGCATGTTATAATTCCATCGCATGTAATGTTCATTCCTCGTGTGTCACCAACACCACATTAGTTACACGTACGCACACCAACATCATAAATACTTTTAACCCAATtgctaataataaatcaatttatagttttaattgttcatcataaaatattaatcatgacaATGATCTTGCATATCGTCGAAACTACTTGAGATGTCATAGAAGGCCGACCATGAGAGGTGGTGCCTTTGA
This window harbors:
- the LOC102716248 gene encoding oleoyl-acyl carrier protein thioesterase 1, chloroplastic-like; the encoded protein is MLRCHTPPQCRLGAGSGLLRRREMVPGAVVRCRAQQVSGVEAAAAVEGAGAGGGRPSMAERLRLGSLLEDGLSYKEGFIVRCYEVGINKTATVETIANLLQEVGCNHAQSVGFSTDGFATTTTMRKLGLIWVTNRMHIEIYKYPAWGDVVEIETWCQEDGRIGTRRDWILKDLANGEVIGRATSKWVMMNQNTRRLQRVSDDVRDEVFVHCPKTPRLAFPEENNGSLKKIPILTDPAQYSRLGLVPRRADLDMNQHVNNVTYIGWVLESIPQDIIDTHELQTITLDYRRECQHDDIVDSLTYIEEGEKSSNGSAFAAPHPEEQRQFLHCLRFAGAGDEINRGRTVWRKLAR